The sequence below is a genomic window from Streptomyces sp. NBC_00289.
GCTCGGCGTCCTGGTGCACGTCTCGGTCACGAACCAGACGGTCGGCCAGGCACGTGACCTCGCGCTGTCCCGGCTGACGGAGGCGACGGCGGCGTACGAGGCCGGGGACACGCTCGCACCGGGTACCGGGGTCGATCCGCCGGGCCTGCCCGTCCCGCTGCGGAGGCTGGCCGCCGCCGGGGAGCGCGGCACGATGGTGAGCGATCACCGCGGGCGCCCCACGATGTGGGCGGCGGGCCCGGTCGACGGTGGGCGGGCCCTCGCGGTGCAGGTCGACTACGCGCAGGGCAGGCGGACCATCGACGGCCTCGACCGGGCGATCGTGTGGTCGTCGGCCCTGGCCATCGGGGCGACCCTCCTGGTCGGCGCGTTCGCGGTGACCCGGGTGACCCGGCGGCTGCACACGACCGCGCGGGTGGCCCGGCGGATCAGCGCGGGCGACCTGGACGCGCGGGTGGGCGACCCCCGTACGAAGGACGCGTCGGGCGGGCAGGACGAGGTGGCCGCGGTGGCCGCCGCGCTGGACTCCATGGCGGCCTCCTTGCAGGGCAAGCTGCTGAGCGAGCAGCGGTTCACCGCGGACGTGGCGCACGAACTGCGCACTCCGCTGACCGGGCTGCACGCGGCGGCCGAGTTGTTGCCGGCGGGCCGGCCGACGGAGCTGGTGCGGGACCGGGTGGCCGCGCTGCGCACGCTCACCGAGGATCTGCTGGAGATCTCCCGGCTGGACACCGGGCGTGAGCGGCTGGAGCTGGACCCGGAGCCGCTGGGGGCGCTGGCCGAGCGAGTGGTGCGGGCGTCAGGCGCGGGCGTCGCTCCCGCAAGCGACACGAGCGCGGCCGCGGGCACGGGCGTCGCTCCCCAAAGCGACTCGCGCGCGGCGTCGGGCACCGGCGTCGCGCCCGCAAGCGACACGAGCGCGGCCGCGGGCACGGGCGTCCCTCCCGAAGGCGACTCGGGCGCGGCGTCGCGCACCGGCGTCGTGCCGCAGGGCGACTCGGGCGCGGCGTCGGGCGCGGGCGTCCCTCCCGCAAGCGACACGAGCGCGGCCGCGGGCACGGGTGTCGCTCCCGAAGGCGACTCGGGCGCGGCGTCGCGCACCGGCGTCGTGCCGCAGGGCGACACGGGTGCGGGTGCCGGCACCGAGGTGCGGGTCGTGCGGGATGTCCTCGTGGAGACGGACCGGCGGCGCCTCGAGCGGGTGCTCGGCAATCTGGTCGCGAACGCGCACCGGCACGGCCGGGAGCCGGTGGTGCTCACGGTGGACGGCCCGGTGGTCACCGTGCGCGACCACGGGGACGGCTATCCGGACTACCTGGTCGAGCACGGGCCGCAGCGGTTCCGCACCGAGGGCGGGGCGAAGGGGCACGGGCTCGGGCTGACGATCGCGCTCGGCCAGGCGGAGGTACTCGGCGCGCTGCTGGAGTTCGCGAACGCGCCGGGGGGCGGCGCGTGCGCCACGCTGACGCTGCCTCAGGGCAGGCCCGGCGAGTCCGTGCTCCCCGGGTCCGCGCTCCCCGATGGCGCAGCGTGACGGGCGCGGTCCGTACGACGCTCCTAATGTGGCGGTTAGTCAGGTTTCGAGACCTTCGGAACCGACGACATGCTCGCCCTTTCACGGAGGTACCCCCCATGTCCCTGCGTTCCTCCCTCCCCCGCGGTCTCGCCATAACGGCCGCCGTCGCCAGCCTGCTCGCCGCGGCCGCGGCCGCCCCCGCCGTCGCGGACGGGGAGTGGGACAACGGCGACCCGAACTCCAGCCAGAACGCCTCCGCCACCGCATCCGACCAGCCGGGTGGCTCCAACCAGAGCAGCACCTGGAACCCGAACGCCAACAGCCAGAGCGCCGACAACCAGGCCTCCAACGCCCAGAGTGGTAACACTCAGGGCGGTGGCAACGGGAACCAGACCGCCAACACCCAAGGCGGCAGCACTCAGGGCGGCAACACTCAAGGCGGTGACAACGGACACCAGACCGCCAACACCCAAGGCGGCAACACCCAGGGCGGTGACAACGGACACCAGACCGCCAACGCCCAGGGCGGTGACTGGGACCAGCACGGCAACCAGAACGACCAGCGCCTTTACCGGGGTCGGGTCACCGCGAGCACGCTGGCCCTGCGCGCCGCTCCGAACCGCGGCGGCCAGGTCATCCGGTACGCCCACCGAGGCGAGATCGTCTCGATCTTCTGCAAGACCGGCGGTCAGAACGTCGACGGCAACCGGCTCTGGTACCTCCTCACGGACGGCACCTGGGCGTGGGGCTCGGCCCGCTACATCGACAACATCGGCGCCGCGCCACGCTGGTGCTGACAACACAGGTGGACAACACGGCCCATTTGGGTAAGTTCCGGACATGATCAATGCCGGAACCACCGTGGCACAGGCGAAAGCACCCGCTTCGGCGGTACGCCTCCCCCGGCGCCGTGGCATCGAACTGGCCCTCATCGTCCTCGCCGTCCTGCTCTGCGTGTACGGCTACTGCGCTGTCGGCCTCGCCAGGAACGGCACCGTCCCGCCCGGCGCCGCCGGTTACGGCGCCGGGCTCGGCGTGCTCGCGTTCCTCGCGCACTGCGCGGTGCGTCTGCGCGCCCCCGACGCCGACCCCTTGCCCCTGCCGATCGCCGTCCTGCTCAACGGCCTCGGCCTGGTCCTGATCTACCGGCTCGACCTGGAGACCCCCGGCGACGAGGCGGCTCCCACCCAGCTGGTGTGGTCCACGGTCGGCGTGACGCTGTTCATCCTGGTCGTCGTCCTGCTGCGCGACCACCGGGTGCTCCAGCGCTACGCGTACGTCTGTGTCGTCACCGCCCTCGGCCTGCTCACCCTCCCGATCCTGTTCCCGGCCGTGAACGGCGCCCGCATCTGGGTCCGGATCGCCGGATTCTCCATCCAGCCCGGCGAGTTCGCGAAGGTGCTGCTGGCGGTCTTCTTCGCCGCCTACCTGGCCGCCAACCGCAACGCGCTGGCGTACGCGGGCCGCCGCGTCTGGAAGTTCCGTCGACTCCAACTGCCCACCGGACGCGTGCTCGGCCCGATCGTCACGATCTGGCTGCTGAGCGTCGGCGTCCTGGTCCTAGAGCGGGACCTCGGCACCTCGCTGCTGTTCTTCGGCCTGTTCGTCGTCCTGCTCTACGTCGCCACCGGCCGCACCGGCTGGATCGCCGTCGGCCTGCTGCTGGCCTCGCTGGGGGCGGTCGCCGTCGGCTGGCTCGAACCGCACGTGCACAGCCGGGTCGAGGACTGGCTGCACCCGTTCGCCTCGATCGAGGCGGGCCAGGGACCCAACCAGCTGGCCCAGTCGCTGTTCTCCTTCGCGACCGGCGGCATCCTCGGCACCGGGCTTGGCCTCGGCCACTCGATCCTCATCGGCTTCGCGGCGAAGTCGGACTTCGTCCTGGCGACGGCGGGCGAGGAGCTGGGCCTGGCGGGTCTGTCCGCGATCTTCCTGCTGTACGGGCTGCTGGTGGAGCGCGGCTACCGTGCGGGCCTGGCCCAGCGCGACCCCTTCGGCCGTCTCCTCGCGGTCGGACTGGCCTCCATCCTGGCGCTCCAGGTGTTCGTGATCGCGGGCGGGGTGACCGGCCTGATCCCGTTGACCGGTATGGCGATGCCCTTCCTCGCGCAGGGCGGCTCGTCGGTGGTGACGAACTGGGCGATCGTGGCGCTGCTGATCCGGGTGAGCGACTCGGCCCGCGGCCAGTACGACGGGAAGGCCGCCCCATGACGAGGTACATCCGCCACGCGGCCGTCTTCTGCGCCCTGCTGCTCGCCTCGCTGCTCGCGAACGCCGCCCGCATCCAGGTCGTCCAGGCCGGGTCCTACGACGACAACCCCGCCAACCGCCGCCAGACCATCGCCCGTTACCACGAGCCGCGCGGTGACATCCTGGTCGGCGGCCGGCCCGTCACCGGTTCCCGGGACAGCGGCGGGCAGCTCCGCTACGAGCGGTCGTACGAGAACGGCCCGCTGTACGCGCCCGTGACCGGCTTCGCCTCGCAGCTGTACGGGACGACGTTCCTGGAGCACGCCGAGGACGACGTGCTGTCCGGGACGGACCCGATGCTCTCGCCGTTCCCCCTGTGGAACGACCTCACCCGCGCCCGGGCCGACGGCGGCGACGTCGTGACCACGCTCGACCGGGGCGCACAGCAGGCGGCGTACGAGGGGCTGGGGGCGCGCAAGGGCGCGGTGGCGGCGATCGAGCCGTCGACCGGGAGGATCCTGGCGCTGGTCTCCACCCCGTCGTACGACCCGGCGGTGCTGTCCGGAAACGGCTCGGCGGTGAAGCGGTCCTGGTCGCGGCTGATCGGCGACCGGGACAAGCCGATGCTCAACCGGGCGGCGCGGCAGACCTATCCGCCGGGCTCGACGTTCAAGGTGGTCACCGCGGCGGCCGCGCTGGACGCGGGCGTGATCACGGATCTCGACGAGCCCACCGACTCCCCGGCCCCCTACACGCTGCCCGGCACGACCACCTCGCTGACGAACGAGGGCGAGGGGTGCGAGGACGCCCCGCTGCGGGCCGCGTTCGAGTGGTCGTGCAACACGGTGTTCGCCAAGCTGGGCGCCGACGTGGGCGTGGCCGACATGACGGCCACCGCGCAGGGCTTCGGCTTCAACGACACGGCGCTGCGGATCCCGTTCTCGGTCGCGCGGAGCACCTTCGACACCTCGGTCGACAGGGCGCAGCTCGCGCTGTCGTCGATCGGGCAGTACAACACGCGGGCCACTCCCCTGCAGATGGCGATGGTCTCGGCGGCCGTCGCGAACGGCGGGCAGCTGCGCGCGCCGTACCTGGTGGAGCGGACGACCACCGACGCGGGCGCGACCCTCGCCACGGCCGGCTCACGCCCCGTGCGCCAGGTGATGCGGCCGTCTACCGCCGTACGCATGAAGGAGCTGATGGAGGGTGTGGTGACGGAGGGCACCGGCGGCAACGCGGCGATCCCCGGCGCGCGGGTGGGCGGCAAGACCGGCACCGCCCAGCACGGCATCGGCAACGCCGGTGTGCCGTACGCCTGGTTCGTGTCCTGGGCGCAGGCCGAGGACGACATGGAGCCGAAGGTGGCGGTCGCGGTGGTGGTGGAGGACGGGTCGGCGGACCGGGGGGAGATCAGCGGGGGCGGGGTGGCGGCGCCGATCGCACGGGCGGTGATGGAGGCCGTGCTCACCTCGTGAGTGCCACCCCGTGAGCGCCACCCCGCGCGTGCTCACCTCGTGAGACGGGGGGTTCCGCCGCGGTGCGGGACCGACCTACCGTTCGGTCATGACTGAGCCCGCCGCGTTCGAACTCGCCCAGGTCAATCTCGCCCGCCTCAACGCCCCGTTGGACTCACCGCAGTTGAAGGACTTCGTCGACGCGCTCGACCCCGTGAACGCCGACGCGGACGCCGCCGACGGCTTCGTCTGGCGACTGGAGAGCGACTCCGGCAACGCGACGGACATCGCCGTGTTCGGGGACGAATGGCTCATCGTCAACATGTCGGTGTGGCGCGACACCGACGCGCTGACCGCCTACATGTACCAGGGGAGGCACCGGGAGATGCTGGCCAGGCGGCGCGAGTGGTTCGAGCGGGTACGGGAGGCGATGACAACGCTGTGGTGGGTCCCGGCGGGGCACCGGC
It includes:
- a CDS encoding ATP-binding protein; the encoded protein is MRRQERPSPTRSTRRPTRSASAKRPGLALPRWAGTLAAKSAAFIIVMCCALAALLGVLVHVSVTNQTVGQARDLALSRLTEATAAYEAGDTLAPGTGVDPPGLPVPLRRLAAAGERGTMVSDHRGRPTMWAAGPVDGGRALAVQVDYAQGRRTIDGLDRAIVWSSALAIGATLLVGAFAVTRVTRRLHTTARVARRISAGDLDARVGDPRTKDASGGQDEVAAVAAALDSMAASLQGKLLSEQRFTADVAHELRTPLTGLHAAAELLPAGRPTELVRDRVAALRTLTEDLLEISRLDTGRERLELDPEPLGALAERVVRASGAGVAPASDTSAAAGTGVAPQSDSRAASGTGVAPASDTSAAAGTGVPPEGDSGAASRTGVVPQGDSGAASGAGVPPASDTSAAAGTGVAPEGDSGAASRTGVVPQGDTGAGAGTEVRVVRDVLVETDRRRLERVLGNLVANAHRHGREPVVLTVDGPVVTVRDHGDGYPDYLVEHGPQRFRTEGGAKGHGLGLTIALGQAEVLGALLEFANAPGGGACATLTLPQGRPGESVLPGSALPDGAA
- a CDS encoding SH3 domain-containing protein; its protein translation is MSLRSSLPRGLAITAAVASLLAAAAAAPAVADGEWDNGDPNSSQNASATASDQPGGSNQSSTWNPNANSQSADNQASNAQSGNTQGGGNGNQTANTQGGSTQGGNTQGGDNGHQTANTQGGNTQGGDNGHQTANAQGGDWDQHGNQNDQRLYRGRVTASTLALRAAPNRGGQVIRYAHRGEIVSIFCKTGGQNVDGNRLWYLLTDGTWAWGSARYIDNIGAAPRWC
- a CDS encoding FtsW/RodA/SpoVE family cell cycle protein; this translates as MINAGTTVAQAKAPASAVRLPRRRGIELALIVLAVLLCVYGYCAVGLARNGTVPPGAAGYGAGLGVLAFLAHCAVRLRAPDADPLPLPIAVLLNGLGLVLIYRLDLETPGDEAAPTQLVWSTVGVTLFILVVVLLRDHRVLQRYAYVCVVTALGLLTLPILFPAVNGARIWVRIAGFSIQPGEFAKVLLAVFFAAYLAANRNALAYAGRRVWKFRRLQLPTGRVLGPIVTIWLLSVGVLVLERDLGTSLLFFGLFVVLLYVATGRTGWIAVGLLLASLGAVAVGWLEPHVHSRVEDWLHPFASIEAGQGPNQLAQSLFSFATGGILGTGLGLGHSILIGFAAKSDFVLATAGEELGLAGLSAIFLLYGLLVERGYRAGLAQRDPFGRLLAVGLASILALQVFVIAGGVTGLIPLTGMAMPFLAQGGSSVVTNWAIVALLIRVSDSARGQYDGKAAP
- a CDS encoding peptidoglycan D,D-transpeptidase FtsI family protein is translated as MTRYIRHAAVFCALLLASLLANAARIQVVQAGSYDDNPANRRQTIARYHEPRGDILVGGRPVTGSRDSGGQLRYERSYENGPLYAPVTGFASQLYGTTFLEHAEDDVLSGTDPMLSPFPLWNDLTRARADGGDVVTTLDRGAQQAAYEGLGARKGAVAAIEPSTGRILALVSTPSYDPAVLSGNGSAVKRSWSRLIGDRDKPMLNRAARQTYPPGSTFKVVTAAAALDAGVITDLDEPTDSPAPYTLPGTTTSLTNEGEGCEDAPLRAAFEWSCNTVFAKLGADVGVADMTATAQGFGFNDTALRIPFSVARSTFDTSVDRAQLALSSIGQYNTRATPLQMAMVSAAVANGGQLRAPYLVERTTTDAGATLATAGSRPVRQVMRPSTAVRMKELMEGVVTEGTGGNAAIPGARVGGKTGTAQHGIGNAGVPYAWFVSWAQAEDDMEPKVAVAVVVEDGSADRGEISGGGVAAPIARAVMEAVLTS
- a CDS encoding DUF3291 domain-containing protein; this encodes MTEPAAFELAQVNLARLNAPLDSPQLKDFVDALDPVNADADAADGFVWRLESDSGNATDIAVFGDEWLIVNMSVWRDTDALTAYMYQGRHREMLARRREWFERVREAMTTLWWVPAGHRPTVAEAEQRLLHLRTHGATPYAFTLRTSFAPEAADAVTAAPGTPEPVAVPVPEDLGCPA